The Aythya fuligula isolate bAytFul2 chromosome 2, bAytFul2.pri, whole genome shotgun sequence genome contains a region encoding:
- the SLC25A32 gene encoding mitochondrial folate transporter/carrier, whose translation MSAAPGAQSPAAAGGPTGVPVRSVLRHVQLESLAAGLSGGVVSTLVLHPLDLVKIRFAVSDGLELRPKYNGILHCMTTVWKHEGLRGLYQGVTPNMLGAGASWGLYFFFYNAIKAYKKEGKLESLSATEHLVSAAEAGAMTLCITNPIWVTKTRLVLQYDAGVDPSKRQYRGMFDALIKIYKTEGIRGLYKGFVPGLFGTSHGALQFMAYEDLKLRYNKYRNRGSDTKLNTAEYITMAAVSKIFAVSATYPYQVVRARLQDQHNTYSGVFDVIHRTWRKEGIHGFYKGIIPNVIRVTPACCITFVVYENVSSFLLGFRKENN comes from the exons ATGAGCGCAGCGCCGGGAGCCCagagccccgccgccgccgggggcCCCACGGGGGTGCCGGTGCGCTCGGTGCTGCGCCACGTGCAGCTGGAGAGCCTGGCCGCCGGGCTGAGCGGCGGCGTCGTGTCCACGCTGGTGCTGCACCCGCTGGACCTGGTCAAGATCCGCTTCGCAG tgagTGATGGATTGGAGCTGAGGCCAAAATACAATGGGATTCTCCACTGCATGACCACCGTCTGGAAGCATGAAGGACTACGAGGCTTATACCAAGGGGTAACTCCCAAcatgctgggagcaggagcttCCTGGGGactttactttttctt TTATAATGCCATCAAAGCTTacaagaaggaagggaagctgGAAAGTCTCAGCGCAACTGAACACCTAGTGTCAGCTGCAGAGGCTG GAGCCATGACTCTCTGCATTACGAACCCGATATGGGTAACGAAGACGCGACTTGTATTACAATACGATGCTGGTGTTGATCCATCAAAGCGGCAATACAGAGGAATGTTCGATGCTCTTATAAAGATATACAAGACAGAGGGCATACGTGGCTTGTACAAg GGATTTGTGCCTGGTCTGTTTGGAACTTCACATGGAGCACTTCAATTCATGGCGTATGAAGATTTGAAATTGAGATACAACAAGTATAGAAACAGAGGATCAGATACAAAATTG aacaCTGCAGAATACATAACGATGGCAGCTGTAtccaaaatatttgctgtgtCAGCAACTTATCCCTATCAAGTTGTACGAGCTCGTCTTCAAGATCAGCACAATACATATTCTGGTGTGTTTGATGTGATCCACAGGACATGGAG gaaagaaggaattcATGGATTTTACAAAGGAATTATCCCCAATGTGATCAGAGTGACTCCTGCTTGCTGCATTACTTTTGTAGTTTATGAAAATGTGTCTAGTTTTTTACTtggttttagaaaagaaaataattaa
- the DCAF13 gene encoding DDB1- and CUL4-associated factor 13, with protein sequence MRVKVLSRNPDDYVRETKLDLQRVPRNYDPVLHPFEVPREYTRALNATKLERVFAKPFLSSLDGHRDGVNCMAKHPKSLSTVLSGACDGEVRIWNLTKRQCIRTLQAHEGFVRGMCARFCGTSFFTVGDDKTVKQWKMESPAYGEEEEPIHTILGKTVYTGIDHHWKEAVFATCGQQVDIWDEQRTSPMCSFTWGFDSISSVKFNPIETYLLGSCASDRNIVLYDMRQSTPLKKVILNMRTNTLCWNPMEAFIFTAANEDYNLYTFDMRFLSSPVMVHMDHVSAVLDVDYSPTGKEFVSASFDKSVRIFPVDKGHSREVYHTKRMQHVITVKWTSDSKYILCGSDEMNIRLWKANASEKLGVLAPREKAAMNYNQKLKEKFQHHPQIKRIARHRHLPKSIFCQIKEQRIMREARRRKELNRRKHSKPGSVPVVPEKKKHIVAVVQ encoded by the exons ATGCGGGTCAAGGTGCTGAGCCGCAACCCCGACGATTATGTGCGGGAGACCAAGCTGGACCTGCAGCGCG TTCCAAGAAACTATGACCCTGTATTGCATCCGTTTGAGGTTCCACGGGAGTACACCAGAGCTCTGAATGCAACAAAGCTAGAACGTGTTTTTGCAAAACCTTTTCTAAGCTCACTTGATGGCCACAGAGATGGAGTTAATTGCATGGCCAAACATCCAAAGAGTTTGTCTACAGTACTGTCTGGAGCGTGTGATGGAGAG gTTAGGATTTGGAACTTGACCAAACGACAGTGTATTCGTACTTTACAAGCCCACGAAGGCTTTGTTCGAGGCATGTGTGCTCGTTTCTGTGGTACATCATTCTTTACG GTCGGTGATGACAAAACTGTGAagcaatggaaaatggagagTCCAGCAtatggagaagaagaagaaccAATTCATACAATTCTTGGAAAG acaGTGTACACAGGAATTGATCACCACTGGAAAGAAGCTGTTTTTGCCACCTGCGGCCAGCAAGTGGACATCTGGGATGAGCAAAGGACCAGTCCCATGTGTTCATTTACATGGGGTTTTGATAGCATAAGCAGTGTAAAATTTAATCCTATTgag ACATACCTTTTGGGAAGCTGTGCTTCTGACAGAAATATTGTGCTGTATGATATGAGACAATCAACTCCATTAAAGAAG GTTATCTTGAACATGAGGACAAACACACTGTGTTGGAACCCCAtggaagctttcatttttactgcAGCAAATGAAGATTACAA cttaTATACTTTTGATATGCGCTTCCTCTCATCGCCGGTCATGGTGCATATGGATCACGTGTCTGCTGTTCTTGATGTGGATTATTCACCCACTGGGAAAGAGTTTGTCTCTGCCAGCTTCGATAAGTCTGTCCGCATATTTCCTGTGGACAAAGGCCACAGCAG GGAGGTCTATCACACAAAGCGAATGCAGCACGTCATCACTGTAAAATGGACTTCGGATAGCAAATATATTCTGTGTGGCTCAGATGAGATGAATATCCGTCTGTGGAAGGCTAATGCTTCTGAGAAACTGGGAGTG CTGGCACCACGAGAGAAGGCAGCTATGAACTACAATcagaagctgaaggagaagTTCCAGCATCACCCGCAGATCAAACGCATAGCTCGGCACCGTCACTTGCCTAAAAGCATATTCTGCCAAATCAAGGAACAACGTATCATGAGAGAAGCTCGTCGGCGAAA GGAACTGAATCGTCGCAAGCACAGCAAACCAGGATCGGTGCCAGTGGTGccagagaagaagaaacataTTGTAGCAGTAGTGCAATAA